One window of Marinobacterium aestuarii genomic DNA carries:
- a CDS encoding SDR family NAD(P)-dependent oxidoreductase, which yields MTAQTGPERGARSGLKALYPDLEGRTVLISGGATGIGKAVVEGFARQGARTAFVDLAEAAGQALEQQLRAEGCEAQFWCCDITDTVAYQQLIQQVAEEYGPITVLANNAANDVRHSLDGLGLEQFDALVSVNLKHAMFAAQAVAPMMRKAGGGSIINFGSVGWMMATAGYPVYAASKAAVHGMTRALARELGADHIRVNTLVPGWVMTEKQLQLWVDESARELIKRSQCLAGSVMSDDIADMALFLASDAASMCSAQNFIVDGGWV from the coding sequence ATGACGGCGCAGACAGGCCCGGAGCGCGGGGCCAGAAGCGGACTTAAGGCGCTGTACCCGGATCTTGAGGGGCGCACGGTCCTCATTAGTGGCGGTGCTACCGGTATAGGTAAAGCCGTGGTTGAGGGGTTCGCTCGCCAGGGTGCGCGCACCGCCTTTGTGGATCTGGCCGAAGCTGCGGGCCAGGCGCTGGAGCAACAGCTGCGGGCCGAGGGCTGCGAGGCGCAGTTCTGGTGCTGCGATATCACCGATACGGTGGCCTATCAGCAGCTGATCCAGCAGGTGGCAGAAGAGTACGGTCCCATTACCGTGCTGGCCAACAATGCCGCCAACGATGTGCGCCATTCGCTGGATGGGCTTGGGCTTGAACAGTTTGATGCCCTGGTTTCAGTGAATCTCAAGCACGCGATGTTCGCCGCCCAGGCCGTGGCGCCCATGATGCGCAAGGCCGGCGGTGGTTCGATTATCAATTTCGGCTCGGTGGGCTGGATGATGGCCACCGCAGGTTATCCGGTCTATGCCGCCAGCAAGGCGGCGGTGCACGGCATGACGCGCGCTCTGGCACGGGAGCTCGGAGCGGATCATATACGCGTCAATACCCTGGTGCCCGGCTGGGTCATGACCGAGAAACAGCTGCAGCTGTGGGTCGATGAGAGCGCCAGGGAGCTGATCAAGCGCAGCCAGTGTCTGGCAGGCTCAGTGATGTCTGACGATATTGCCGATATGGCGCTGTTTCTGGCGTCCGATGCGGCGTCCATGTGCTCGGCACAGAATTTCATAGTTGACGGAGGCTGGGTATGA
- the mmsB gene encoding multiple monosaccharide ABC transporter permease, translated as MEQAKPLNETRPEPQARPSVGAYLASHLRDYGMLLALVVIMALFEYLTDGTLMRPVNLTNLFLQNSYIIIMAIGMLLVIVAGHIDLSVGSVVGFIGALAAVMMVEWELPPLVVVPVCLLVGFMIGAAQGYWIAYWKIPSFIVTLAGMLVFRGLTLALLEGQSVGPFPKNFQLLSTGFVPDLFGAGKPNVTAILLGVIAASAIVLLAARARSRALKFGIEDEPFSFFVAKNALLAGAIIFVAYLLATYRGLPNVLITMAVLISAYTFLTNSTTLGRRIYALGGNEKAARLSGINTERLTFLTFANMGMLAALAGLIFAARLNTATPKGGVAFELDVIAAVFIGGASMSGGVGKIIGAVVGAFIMGVMNNGMSILGIGIDWQQVIKGLVLLAAVIFDVYNKNKSR; from the coding sequence ATGGAACAAGCTAAACCCCTGAACGAGACGCGCCCGGAGCCACAGGCTCGGCCGTCGGTTGGTGCCTATTTGGCGAGTCATCTGCGCGACTACGGCATGTTGCTGGCGCTGGTGGTCATCATGGCGCTGTTCGAGTATCTGACCGACGGCACCCTGATGCGCCCGGTCAACCTGACCAATCTGTTCCTGCAGAACAGTTACATCATCATCATGGCCATCGGCATGCTGCTGGTCATCGTCGCCGGGCATATCGATCTGTCTGTCGGCTCAGTGGTGGGTTTTATCGGCGCCCTGGCGGCGGTGATGATGGTGGAGTGGGAGCTGCCGCCACTGGTGGTGGTGCCGGTCTGCCTGCTGGTGGGCTTTATGATCGGGGCGGCCCAGGGCTACTGGATCGCCTACTGGAAAATACCCTCCTTTATCGTCACCCTGGCCGGCATGCTGGTGTTCCGCGGTCTGACCCTGGCGCTGCTGGAAGGGCAGTCGGTGGGGCCTTTCCCGAAAAACTTTCAGCTGCTGAGCACCGGTTTCGTACCCGATCTGTTTGGCGCCGGCAAACCCAATGTCACCGCCATTCTGCTCGGCGTGATCGCGGCCTCGGCCATAGTGCTGCTGGCGGCGCGGGCCCGTTCCCGGGCGCTGAAGTTCGGTATTGAAGATGAGCCCTTCAGCTTCTTTGTTGCCAAGAATGCACTGCTGGCCGGGGCCATCATCTTTGTGGCCTACCTGCTCGCCACTTACCGCGGCCTGCCGAACGTACTGATCACCATGGCGGTGCTGATTTCGGCCTATACCTTCCTCACCAACAGCACCACTCTGGGGCGGCGCATCTATGCCCTGGGTGGCAACGAAAAAGCCGCCCGGCTGTCGGGTATCAATACCGAACGCCTGACCTTCCTGACCTTTGCCAACATGGGCATGCTCGCGGCCCTGGCCGGGCTGATCTTTGCCGCCCGGCTGAATACCGCGACGCCCAAGGGCGGGGTGGCGTTCGAGCTGGATGTGATCGCGGCGGTCTTTATCGGTGGCGCCTCCATGTCCGGTGGTGTTGGCAAGATTATTGGCGCCGTGGTCGGTGCTTTCATTATGGGTGTCATGAATAACGGCATGTCGATTCTGGGAATTGGCATCGACTGGCAACAGGTCATCAAGGGCCTGGTGCTGCTGGCCGCCGTTATTTTCGATGTCTACAACAAGAACAAGTCCAGGTAA
- the araD gene encoding L-arabinonate dehydratase, with translation MSEFKPAAWPRKLRSTEWFGGTSRDHIYHRSWMKNQGLPADLFDGRPVIGICNTWSQLTPCNAHLRDLAERVAHGIYEAGGLPLEFPVFSAGESSLRPTAMMYRNLAAMDVEEALRANPLDGVVLLAGCDKTTPALLMGASSVDIPAIMVSGGPMLNGWFRGERVGSGTALWQMSEEIKAGTMSQEDFLEAEQAMSRSSGSCNTMGTASTMASMAEALGMALSGNAAIPAVDSRRRVMAHLTGRRIVQMVKDDLKPSDILTRQAFENAIRVNGAIGGSTNAVIHLLAIAGRVGVDLTLDDWDKLGQDIATIVNLMPSGKYLMEEFFYAGGLPVVMRMLGEGGKLHKDAISVSGQPIWNEVKDVRNWNQDVIRPVDRALTAKGGIAVLRGNLAPRGAVLKPSAASPHLLQHRGRAVVFEGIDDYKARINDESLDIDEHCVMVLKYCGPRGYPGMAEVGNMGLPPKVLRKGIKDMVRISDARMSGTAYGTVVLHTSPEAAMGGPLAVVRDGDMIELDVENRRLHLDISDEELAGRLADWSVPQEPPASGYIKLFHDHVQGADTGADFDFLRGCRGSAVPRDSH, from the coding sequence ATGAGCGAATTCAAACCTGCAGCATGGCCGCGCAAATTGCGCTCCACCGAATGGTTCGGCGGTACCTCGCGGGATCATATCTATCATCGCAGCTGGATGAAGAATCAGGGCCTGCCGGCGGATCTGTTCGACGGCCGCCCGGTGATTGGCATCTGCAATACCTGGTCCCAGTTGACGCCCTGCAATGCCCATCTGCGCGATCTGGCGGAACGGGTGGCCCACGGCATCTATGAAGCCGGCGGCCTGCCGCTGGAGTTTCCGGTGTTCTCGGCCGGCGAGAGCTCGCTGCGTCCCACCGCCATGATGTACCGCAACCTGGCGGCCATGGATGTGGAGGAAGCCCTGCGGGCCAATCCGCTGGATGGGGTGGTGCTGCTGGCGGGCTGCGACAAAACCACACCGGCCCTGCTGATGGGCGCAAGCAGCGTGGATATTCCGGCCATCATGGTCTCCGGTGGCCCTATGCTCAATGGCTGGTTCCGTGGCGAGCGGGTCGGCTCCGGCACCGCCCTGTGGCAGATGTCGGAAGAGATCAAGGCCGGCACCATGTCCCAGGAGGACTTTCTGGAAGCCGAGCAGGCCATGTCCCGTTCGTCGGGGTCCTGCAACACCATGGGTACGGCCAGCACCATGGCGAGCATGGCCGAAGCGCTGGGCATGGCGCTGTCTGGCAATGCGGCCATTCCCGCGGTGGACAGCCGGCGCAGGGTGATGGCGCATCTGACCGGGCGGCGCATCGTGCAGATGGTGAAGGACGACCTCAAACCGTCCGACATCCTGACCCGCCAGGCGTTCGAGAATGCCATTCGCGTGAACGGTGCCATCGGCGGTTCCACCAATGCCGTGATTCACCTGCTGGCCATTGCCGGTCGTGTGGGGGTTGATCTGACGCTGGATGACTGGGACAAACTGGGGCAGGACATTGCCACCATCGTTAATCTCATGCCCTCCGGCAAGTACCTGATGGAAGAATTCTTCTATGCCGGCGGCCTGCCGGTGGTCATGCGCATGCTGGGCGAGGGCGGCAAGCTGCACAAGGATGCCATCAGCGTATCCGGTCAGCCGATCTGGAACGAGGTCAAGGATGTACGCAACTGGAACCAAGATGTCATCCGGCCGGTCGACAGGGCGCTGACCGCCAAGGGCGGCATTGCCGTGCTGCGCGGCAATCTGGCACCCAGGGGGGCGGTGCTGAAACCCTCAGCCGCCTCGCCGCATCTGTTGCAGCACCGTGGCCGCGCCGTGGTGTTCGAAGGCATCGATGACTACAAGGCGCGCATCAACGACGAGAGTCTTGATATCGACGAACACTGCGTCATGGTGCTCAAGTACTGTGGCCCCAGGGGCTATCCGGGTATGGCGGAGGTCGGCAATATGGGCCTGCCGCCCAAGGTACTGCGCAAGGGCATCAAGGATATGGTGCGCATTTCCGATGCCCGTATGTCCGGTACGGCCTACGGCACAGTGGTGCTGCATACCTCGCCGGAAGCCGCCATGGGCGGGCCTCTGGCCGTGGTACGGGATGGCGACATGATAGAGCTGGATGTCGAAAACCGCCGTTTGCACCTGGATATTTCCGATGAAGAGCTGGCCGGCCGGCTGGCGGACTGGTCGGTACCCCAGGAGCCGCCTGCCAGTGGTTATATCAAGCTGTTCCACGACCATGTGCAGGGCGCGGATACCGGTGCGGATTTTGATTTTCTGCGTGGGTGCCGCGGGTCTGCCGTACCCAGGGACAGTCACTGA
- the mmsA gene encoding multiple monosaccharide ABC transporter ATP-binding protein produces MQDIILEMRGITKSFPGVKALSDVSLKVRRGEIHALCGENGAGKSTLMKVLSGVYPHGSYDGDIVYEGNTVAFGGISDSEDQGIIIIHQELALVPQLSIAENIFLGNEIAHKGVIDWPQVYATTAELLRKVGLSESSSTQIGKLGVGKQQLVEIAKALSKKVKLLILDEPTAALQENDSQKLLDLLLEFKAQGIASILISHKLNEISRVADTITVIRDGMAVATLDCHAEEISEDRIIRGMVGRDMEHRYPQRIPNIGATLLEVSDWNVWHPESAERQMISDINLKVAAGEVVGIAGLMGSGRTEFAMSLFGKSYGQNISGTVQLRGQPVDVSTVRKAVANGLAYVTEDRKELGLVLDESILRNTTLANLGGVSTRGVIDDTQERRVAEDYRKALNIRTPSVFQKVMNLSGGNQQKVVLSKWLFTEPDVLILDEPTRGIDVGAKFEIYSIINQLADEGKGVIVISSEMPELLGICDRIYVMNEGAFLGELAAAEASQEKIMSMIVTA; encoded by the coding sequence ATGCAAGATATCATTCTGGAGATGCGCGGCATCACCAAGAGTTTCCCGGGTGTGAAGGCGCTGAGCGACGTCAGCCTCAAGGTTAGACGTGGTGAAATCCATGCACTGTGCGGCGAAAACGGCGCCGGCAAGTCCACCCTGATGAAGGTCCTCAGCGGCGTTTATCCCCACGGCAGCTATGATGGCGATATCGTCTATGAAGGCAATACAGTGGCCTTCGGCGGTATTTCCGATAGTGAAGACCAGGGCATCATCATTATTCACCAGGAGCTGGCGCTGGTGCCGCAGCTCTCGATTGCGGAAAACATTTTCCTGGGCAACGAGATCGCCCACAAGGGCGTTATCGACTGGCCCCAGGTGTATGCCACCACCGCAGAACTGCTGCGCAAGGTCGGGCTGAGCGAATCCTCTTCCACCCAGATCGGCAAGCTGGGGGTGGGCAAGCAGCAGCTGGTGGAGATCGCCAAGGCGCTGTCCAAGAAGGTCAAACTGCTGATTCTGGACGAGCCCACGGCGGCACTGCAGGAAAACGACAGTCAGAAGCTGCTGGATCTGCTGCTGGAGTTCAAGGCGCAGGGCATAGCCTCGATTCTGATTTCCCACAAGCTCAACGAGATCAGCCGCGTTGCCGACACCATCACGGTGATCCGGGATGGCATGGCCGTGGCCACGCTGGATTGCCACGCCGAGGAGATCAGCGAAGACCGCATTATCCGCGGCATGGTGGGGCGGGACATGGAGCATCGCTATCCGCAGCGTATACCCAATATAGGCGCCACCCTGCTGGAAGTGTCGGACTGGAACGTCTGGCATCCCGAATCCGCCGAACGCCAGATGATCAGCGATATCAATCTCAAGGTGGCGGCGGGGGAGGTGGTTGGCATTGCGGGCCTGATGGGCTCCGGGCGCACCGAGTTTGCCATGAGCCTGTTCGGCAAAAGTTACGGCCAGAACATCAGCGGCACTGTGCAGCTGCGCGGTCAGCCGGTGGATGTCTCCACGGTGCGCAAGGCGGTGGCCAATGGCCTGGCCTATGTCACCGAGGATCGCAAGGAGCTGGGGCTGGTGCTGGATGAAAGCATACTGCGCAACACTACACTGGCGAACCTTGGCGGCGTATCGACGCGCGGTGTGATCGACGATACGCAGGAGCGGCGTGTGGCCGAGGACTATCGCAAGGCGCTTAACATTCGTACGCCCAGCGTGTTTCAGAAGGTCATGAACCTGTCCGGCGGCAACCAGCAGAAGGTGGTGCTGAGCAAGTGGCTGTTCACCGAACCCGATGTACTGATTCTGGATGAGCCGACCCGGGGTATCGATGTAGGCGCGAAATTCGAAATCTACAGCATCATCAACCAGCTGGCCGACGAGGGCAAAGGCGTGATCGTGATCTCGTCCGAGATGCCAGAGTTGCTGGGTATTTGTGATCGTATCTATGTCATGAACGAAGGCGCTTTCCTGGGTGAACTGGCGGCGGCAGAGGCCAGCCAGGAAAAAATCATGTCCATGATCGTGACGGCGTAA
- the araD1 gene encoding AraD1 family protein — protein MHLSQLKGGGVICRQGENARLVKDANSTYDLAMEAIAAACRLADIIERHGLGESVELLALAEQGQLDCPVRHPDSAHMFLTGTGLTHLGSASTRDAMHASGEGMSDSMKMFRAGVEGGKPAPGEIGVQPEWFYKGTGAVAVAPGEALTSPSFALDGGEEPEIAGAYVIGPDGRPHRIGFALANEFSDHVTERLNYLFLAHSKLRPASFGPELLIGDLPRDIQGTSRIVRDGSVLWEKPFLSGEDNMSHTIANLEYHHFKYGLFREPGDLHLHMFGTATLSVADGIVTQEGDRFEIEAPDFGLTLRNPLKRAAAQTPEVRPL, from the coding sequence ATGCATTTGTCTCAGTTAAAGGGCGGCGGTGTGATCTGCCGCCAGGGTGAAAACGCACGCCTGGTTAAAGATGCGAACAGCACCTACGACCTGGCCATGGAAGCCATAGCTGCGGCATGCCGCCTGGCCGATATTATCGAGCGTCATGGTCTGGGTGAGTCGGTTGAACTGCTGGCCCTGGCCGAACAGGGCCAGCTCGACTGCCCGGTGCGCCATCCGGACAGCGCGCACATGTTTCTGACCGGCACCGGCCTGACCCATTTGGGGTCGGCCTCTACCCGCGATGCCATGCACGCCAGCGGCGAGGGCATGAGCGATTCGATGAAGATGTTCCGCGCAGGGGTTGAGGGTGGCAAGCCCGCCCCGGGTGAAATCGGCGTGCAGCCGGAATGGTTCTACAAGGGCACCGGCGCCGTGGCTGTGGCGCCCGGGGAGGCGCTGACATCACCGTCCTTTGCACTGGACGGTGGCGAAGAGCCGGAGATCGCCGGTGCCTATGTGATCGGGCCCGATGGCAGGCCCCATCGCATTGGCTTTGCGCTGGCCAACGAGTTTTCCGATCATGTGACCGAGCGGCTTAACTATCTGTTCCTGGCCCATTCCAAGCTGCGCCCGGCTTCTTTCGGTCCCGAGCTGTTGATCGGGGATTTGCCACGGGACATTCAGGGTACCTCGCGCATTGTGCGTGATGGCTCCGTGCTGTGGGAAAAGCCGTTCCTGTCGGGGGAGGACAACATGTCCCACACGATTGCCAACCTGGAGTACCACCACTTCAAGTACGGGCTCTTTCGCGAACCTGGAGATCTGCACCTGCACATGTTCGGCACCGCGACCCTGTCGGTGGCCGACGGCATAGTGACCCAGGAAGGGGACAGGTTCGAGATCGAGGCGCCGGACTTTGGCCTGACGCTGCGCAACCCGCTTAAGCGCGCTGCAGCGCAGACTCCCGAGGTACGGCCCTTATGA